Proteins from a single region of Synergistaceae bacterium:
- the modA gene encoding molybdate ABC transporter substrate-binding protein, translating into MECVKVRRVRWLAVLGAILALAGGAFAAPVELNVSAAASLTDAFTELAAEYQKSNPDVNVVMNFGASRTLLQQIEQGAPVDVFAAADQATMDEGDSKKLIDAKSRKNFAENGIALAEPAGKNAIKGLDDLKKDSVAHVAIGNPDYVPAGRYAREILQAGGVWDELEKKEKLILGENVRQVLDYIVRGEVDAGFVFSTDARSAGDQLVVVAELQPTTPVSYPITVTAGSAQKTESARFIEYVLSDAGKALLKKYGFR; encoded by the coding sequence ATGGAGTGTGTTAAGGTAAGGCGTGTTCGATGGTTGGCGGTCCTGGGGGCAATTTTGGCCTTGGCGGGCGGCGCGTTTGCCGCGCCGGTGGAGTTGAACGTCTCCGCCGCGGCGAGCTTGACCGACGCCTTTACAGAGCTGGCGGCGGAGTACCAAAAGAGCAACCCAGATGTCAATGTTGTCATGAACTTCGGGGCTTCCCGTACCTTGCTGCAACAGATCGAACAAGGAGCGCCGGTAGATGTCTTCGCGGCGGCGGACCAGGCGACCATGGACGAGGGAGACTCTAAAAAACTGATCGATGCGAAATCCAGAAAGAACTTCGCCGAAAACGGGATCGCCCTGGCTGAGCCGGCGGGGAAAAACGCGATCAAGGGCCTCGATGACTTAAAAAAGGACTCCGTGGCTCACGTGGCGATCGGTAACCCCGATTACGTGCCGGCAGGCCGCTACGCCAGGGAAATTCTCCAGGCCGGGGGCGTTTGGGACGAACTGGAAAAAAAGGAGAAGCTCATCCTTGGGGAAAATGTCCGGCAGGTTCTGGATTATATCGTCAGGGGCGAAGTGGACGCGGGGTTCGTTTTTTCAACTGACGCCCGTTCCGCGGGAGATCAGCTCGTCGTCGTAGCGGAATTGCAACCCACGACACCCGTGAGTTACCCCATAACCGTCACGGCGGGTTCCGCGCAAAAAACTGAGAGTGCCCGTTTTATCGAGTACGTCTTGAGCGACGCCGGGAAAGCGCTTTTGAAGAAGTACGGCTTCAGGTAA